The Fontisubflavum oceani genomic interval GATGTTGGTCGGCATTTGAGAGGACCACATCGACATCTGGGTGGACCTGCAGAATGTCGGTCATTGCTTGGAGGCTTGGGTCGGGGGCGTAGTAGCCTTCGCCGACCGCGACGATCTCGATATTGTCATGTGCGGCAAGGACAGTTTCGAAGGTTTCGAGCCGCAGGTTGTCGAACGGGAAGATTCGCGCACCGATCATGACCACGACATTGCAAGGGTCGTGATCGGCGCAGTATTCTACGACTTCTTCGGCCTGGGTTGTGGCGCCCGCCACGGGGGAGAGGCGGCGGTCACGGTTATGCCGTCGACCTGCGGCTCGAGAGAGTTCAGATCAGGGCCCACTGGGAACAGGACAGTGCCAATAGGCACCCCGTCTGCGATGGCTTGCTCGAAGGCGCCCGCGATTCCCACCGAATCGTTGGGCGAAACGATCATGCCGACGAAACGGCCGGATGCCAGCGCGTCCTCAATCTGACTGTATTGCAGCGCCGCATCGAATTGCCCGTCGAGAATCTCAGTCTCATAGCCCCGCTCGGCGGCCACGGCCTGAACGCCTTCATACGTTGCTTGATTGAAGCCGTTTTGCGAGGTGCCGGCGAAATACGCGATTGTGCCTTCTGCCGTCGCCGCGCCTGCCATCACGGTCAGGGCCGCCCCGGTCATCAGAGTTGTTTTGAGTGTCATCGTATCGCTCCTCCCCAAGAGAATTTCCGGCTGTATCACATTTAGCGTTGCACATAATCCAAACTTTATGCAAGATTAATTTTATGAAGCCAAAGACCCCAAAACCCCCGCCCACCGATCCGCAGCCGCGCAAGAAACGCGGCGCGTTGATGGTTTATGAGAAGCTTCGCGACGACATTCAGTGGATGCGCATCGCGCCCGGATCTGCACTGGATGAGGTCGCGCTAGCGCAAGCTTATGAGGTCTCGCGCACGCCGATCCGTGAGGCGCTTTTATTGCTTGTAAATGAAGGGTTTGTGCAGTTTCTGCAGAATCGGACAACCATTGTTGCGCCGCTTTCGATGCACAACCAGAATGCGTTTCTCGACACATTCATCTTGCTGTCGCGCGGGTTGATACGGGCGACAACGATGCATGGTCCGGTGGATCGCGACGCCCTTGCGCCGTATCTTGACGACTACTCCGAAGGGTTGGCCGAAAACGATGTCGAGCGGGCGTTTCGTGCTCAACTTGGCCTCTTTCGACACCTGACCGAACTCGC includes:
- a CDS encoding substrate-binding domain-containing protein, whose protein sequence is MTLKTTLMTGAALTVMAGAATAEGTIAYFAGTSQNGFNQATYEGVQAVAAERGYETEILDGQFDAALQYSQIEDALASGRFVGMIVSPNDSVGIAGAFEQAIADGVPIGTVLFPVGPDLNSLEPQVDGITVTAASPPWRAPQPRPKKS
- a CDS encoding GntR family transcriptional regulator codes for the protein MKPKTPKPPPTDPQPRKKRGALMVYEKLRDDIQWMRIAPGSALDEVALAQAYEVSRTPIREALLLLVNEGFVQFLQNRTTIVAPLSMHNQNAFLDTFILLSRGLIRATTMHGPVDRDALAPYLDDYSEGLAENDVERAFRAQLGLFRHLTELAKNRFLAKYFLEAQDASVRMKLLYFFPHLSADDIATARIKLEAVIDAVAAGDPEAGDRAVSDVILFETQVIQRGIEPRFGHQMTLESPGTGGTS